From one Natronorubrum sediminis genomic stretch:
- a CDS encoding polysaccharide deacetylase family protein, protein MKRRAYLATAAAVTVAGCSALTDSGSDDDDANGDDNGSSDPVDEQPGAFDDFEDLDKWTVEEGSLSADEDRVYSGSQSARMESDGDGERVMIKREFDTPRDLSTEFPALAFASDHDVNPTIQLTDTDGDRLFLQCSVREAGPFARHNLGVVDTDGDPDLSSIDHTKISVWAGDRELSLWCDDYHFVERPETGAVMVQFPEAYDDVASEAAPLLAEYDVPGTVFVATDYVGGEDRLSQDDLESLQDDGWTIASAGATGTNLTQHDESGQEDELASAAEWLEDNGFDAGYYSYGLNRYDESAVELAEEYSDVAFTSSYTGHGHLSNPHLAPRTTNPEGDDVEQLLEWAAEQRLIATLSYRNVGDSVDDIEDALSAIDDADVDVITPADLESEYLD, encoded by the coding sequence ATGAAACGACGAGCATACCTCGCGACAGCGGCGGCGGTCACCGTCGCCGGCTGTTCCGCCCTGACCGACTCCGGAAGCGACGACGATGACGCCAACGGTGACGACAACGGGTCCTCCGATCCCGTGGACGAACAACCGGGTGCGTTCGACGACTTCGAAGACCTCGACAAGTGGACGGTCGAAGAAGGATCGCTCAGCGCCGACGAAGATCGCGTCTACTCCGGCTCCCAGTCCGCCCGGATGGAATCCGACGGCGACGGCGAACGCGTCATGATCAAGCGGGAGTTCGACACCCCGCGGGACCTCTCCACCGAGTTCCCCGCGCTGGCGTTCGCGAGCGATCACGACGTCAACCCGACGATCCAGTTGACGGACACCGACGGCGACCGACTGTTCCTCCAGTGTAGCGTCCGCGAAGCGGGACCGTTCGCCCGCCACAACCTCGGCGTCGTCGACACCGACGGCGACCCGGACCTGAGTTCGATCGACCACACGAAAATCTCCGTCTGGGCCGGCGACCGCGAACTGTCCCTATGGTGTGACGACTACCACTTCGTCGAGCGTCCGGAGACGGGAGCCGTCATGGTCCAGTTCCCCGAGGCTTACGACGACGTCGCCAGCGAAGCTGCCCCGCTGCTCGCCGAGTACGACGTGCCCGGAACCGTGTTCGTCGCCACCGACTACGTCGGCGGCGAAGATCGACTCTCACAGGACGACCTCGAGAGCCTCCAGGACGACGGCTGGACTATCGCGAGCGCCGGCGCGACGGGAACCAACCTCACCCAACACGACGAGAGTGGGCAGGAAGACGAACTCGCCAGCGCGGCCGAGTGGCTCGAGGACAACGGCTTCGACGCCGGCTACTACTCCTACGGCCTCAACCGCTACGACGAGAGCGCCGTCGAACTCGCCGAAGAGTACTCCGACGTGGCGTTCACGAGTAGCTACACGGGCCACGGCCACCTCAGCAACCCACACCTCGCCCCGCGCACGACCAACCCAGAGGGCGACGACGTCGAGCAACTGCTCGAGTGGGCCGCCGAGCAGCGCCTGATCGCCACGCTCTCCTACCGAAACGTGGGCGACTCCGTCGACGACATCGAAGACGCCCTCTCGGCGATCGACGACGCCGACGTCGACGTCATCACGCCCGCCGACCTCGAGTCGGAGTACCTCGACTGA
- a CDS encoding sulfurtransferase: MDDTFVVGPEWLADRLEDPHLSVVDVRDPWEYDGIGHVPSAVNVPFERYRDESDVDRGTLPGADAFATLLSEAGISPEDTIVAYDDTHGVFAARFVLTALEYGHDDVRLLDGDYSAWNLEYETESEAPDIEPTEYEPTPLSREESPLIGLEDVEDALERDALFVDTREQAEFEEARLPGALRFNWREVVDDETRRLKSETELEDLLESSGITRGREIILYCNTARRISHTYVVLRALGYDDVSFYEGSLTEWLANDGAVETGTAD; the protein is encoded by the coding sequence ATGGACGATACCTTCGTCGTCGGCCCCGAGTGGCTCGCAGATCGACTCGAGGATCCTCACCTCAGCGTCGTCGACGTTCGAGATCCCTGGGAGTACGATGGCATCGGACACGTTCCGAGTGCCGTGAACGTCCCGTTCGAACGTTACCGAGACGAATCCGACGTCGATCGCGGAACGCTCCCTGGCGCCGACGCGTTCGCGACGCTGCTCTCCGAGGCTGGAATCTCGCCCGAGGACACGATCGTCGCCTACGACGACACCCACGGTGTGTTCGCGGCTCGATTCGTCCTGACCGCCCTCGAGTACGGCCACGACGACGTGCGCTTGCTCGACGGCGACTACAGCGCGTGGAACCTCGAGTACGAAACCGAAAGCGAAGCGCCAGACATCGAGCCGACCGAGTACGAACCGACCCCGCTCTCGCGCGAGGAGAGTCCACTGATCGGTCTCGAGGACGTCGAAGACGCCCTCGAACGCGACGCGCTCTTCGTCGACACTCGAGAGCAAGCCGAGTTCGAAGAAGCCCGACTGCCCGGTGCGCTCAGATTCAACTGGCGCGAAGTCGTCGACGACGAGACGCGCCGGCTGAAATCGGAGACCGAACTCGAGGACTTACTCGAGTCCTCCGGCATCACGCGCGGGCGCGAAATCATCCTCTATTGCAACACGGCCCGACGGATCAGCCACACCTACGTCGTCCTCCGCGCGCTGGGCTACGATGACGTCAGCTTCTACGAGGGGAGTTTGACGGAGTGGCTGGCGAACGACGGCGCTGTCGAAACCGGGACGGCCGACTAA
- a CDS encoding rubrerythrin family protein, producing the protein MTDAGAFVDTVREENQTALSRLGSSKSLYAETGGDIDTEPVLRATADAEYAAWQTFSGWAEDAADDTREAFETTATEEREHYETVRSHLGTEDYDPEELPALHEYLRGLESPVERVGGLIGRIVASKRSKEQVVGYFVGDADPQTASVFREFGADLDDQLERAQALVESVCDDESDRERALEAATGAIEAAYGEYVENMEALGANPKPVC; encoded by the coding sequence ATGACCGACGCTGGCGCGTTCGTCGATACCGTCCGTGAAGAAAACCAGACCGCCCTCTCCCGACTCGGTTCCTCGAAATCCCTCTACGCCGAGACCGGCGGCGACATCGACACCGAACCGGTTCTCCGTGCGACAGCGGACGCCGAATACGCGGCCTGGCAGACGTTCAGCGGGTGGGCCGAGGATGCGGCCGACGATACTCGGGAGGCTTTCGAAACCACGGCGACGGAAGAGCGAGAGCACTACGAAACCGTCCGCTCCCACCTCGGCACCGAAGACTACGACCCGGAAGAACTCCCTGCCCTCCACGAGTACCTCCGCGGCCTCGAGTCACCGGTCGAGCGCGTCGGCGGCTTGATCGGCCGCATCGTCGCGAGCAAACGCTCGAAAGAACAGGTCGTCGGCTACTTCGTCGGCGACGCGGACCCGCAGACGGCGAGCGTCTTCCGCGAGTTCGGAGCCGATCTGGACGACCAACTCGAGCGCGCACAGGCCCTCGTCGAGTCCGTCTGCGACGACGAGTCAGATCGCGAGCGCGCACTCGAGGCCGCGACGGGTGCAATCGAGGCCGCCTACGGCGAGTACGTCGAAAATATGGAAGCACTGGGTGCGAATCCGAAGCCGGTCTGCTGA
- a CDS encoding dihydrolipoyl dehydrogenase produces MDEYDIVVVGGGSGSQVATAAAETGLEAAVVEPGPLGGTCITRGCVPSKALIHRADLLEEIRHAEAFGIPAEVGGIDYGAITDAIHETVYEKADRQEASLEDAENVTRYRGEGRFVDDRTLEVALNEDADAADSAGETIEIHSETIVLAVGSRPMVPPIDGLDEMDFLTSEDALFLDDRPDSLVIVGGGYIGAELGYFFGALGTEVSMIGRSETLVPREDDDVSEFVTESLEDYCAVYAGYEANEVDQRDGQPVVTAVPAGGDGGDDSDDDGGESIELAADDLLLATGRRPNTDTLNLENTDVEMDDEGYVETDDRLETTADDIWALGDIVGEEPYKHAADYETRIVTANVLGDGATVREDGETGSASVEGGRTVDYTAMPHAIFTAPQVASVGQTTGELEESGTEYESARVSFDAAPLGLIREAEGFVKVLASPAGEILGCHIVGPDASTLIQEVVVAMDAGDGTVDDVADSVHVHPALSEVVYAAFDDLSSSQFSSAPDWRDVR; encoded by the coding sequence ATGGACGAGTACGATATCGTCGTCGTCGGCGGGGGCTCGGGCAGTCAGGTCGCGACGGCAGCGGCCGAAACGGGCCTCGAGGCGGCCGTTGTCGAACCCGGCCCGCTCGGGGGTACCTGTATCACTCGGGGTTGCGTGCCGTCGAAGGCACTGATTCATCGAGCAGACTTGCTCGAGGAGATTCGACACGCCGAGGCGTTTGGCATTCCAGCCGAAGTCGGGGGGATCGACTACGGCGCGATTACGGACGCGATTCACGAGACGGTCTACGAGAAGGCGGATCGACAGGAAGCGAGCCTCGAGGACGCCGAAAACGTGACGCGCTACCGCGGCGAGGGTCGCTTCGTCGACGACCGAACGCTCGAGGTCGCGTTGAACGAGGACGCCGACGCCGCGGATTCTGCAGGCGAGACGATCGAAATTCACAGCGAGACGATCGTCCTCGCGGTCGGTAGTCGACCGATGGTGCCACCGATCGACGGCCTCGACGAGATGGATTTCCTCACGAGCGAGGACGCGCTCTTTCTGGACGACCGACCCGACTCGCTCGTGATCGTCGGCGGCGGCTACATCGGTGCCGAACTGGGGTACTTCTTCGGTGCGCTCGGCACGGAGGTGTCGATGATCGGTCGCAGCGAGACGCTGGTCCCGCGCGAGGACGACGATGTCAGCGAGTTCGTCACCGAGTCACTCGAGGACTACTGTGCGGTGTACGCCGGCTACGAGGCGAACGAGGTCGACCAGCGGGACGGACAACCGGTCGTCACTGCCGTCCCTGCCGGCGGCGACGGCGGCGATGACAGCGACGACGACGGCGGCGAATCGATCGAACTCGCGGCCGACGACCTCCTGCTCGCGACCGGCCGCCGACCGAACACGGACACGCTGAACCTCGAGAACACGGACGTCGAAATGGACGACGAGGGCTACGTCGAGACGGACGACCGTCTCGAGACCACCGCGGACGATATCTGGGCGCTCGGCGATATCGTCGGCGAGGAACCCTACAAGCACGCGGCGGACTACGAGACGAGAATCGTCACGGCGAACGTGCTTGGAGACGGTGCTACCGTGCGCGAGGACGGCGAGACGGGTTCGGCGTCGGTCGAAGGCGGCCGGACCGTCGATTACACCGCCATGCCCCACGCGATTTTCACCGCGCCACAGGTTGCGAGCGTCGGCCAGACGACGGGGGAACTCGAGGAGTCGGGAACCGAGTACGAGTCGGCGAGGGTCTCCTTCGACGCCGCGCCGCTGGGACTGATCCGCGAGGCAGAGGGCTTCGTCAAGGTGCTCGCGAGTCCAGCGGGCGAGATTCTGGGCTGTCACATCGTCGGCCCGGACGCGTCGACGCTGATTCAGGAGGTCGTCGTCGCGATGGACGCCGGCGACGGAACCGTCGACGACGTCGCCGACTCGGTGCACGTCCACCCGGCGCTCTCGGAAGTGGTGTACGCGGCGTTCGACGACCTCTCCTCGAGTCAGTTCTCGAGCGCGCCGGACTGGCGAGACGTGCGTTAG
- a CDS encoding DUF7553 family protein has translation MSRATLEHAASTLEEAADAASGEDTKERLENQSSQFETLADADRGPDHGKLARHEHVLTEIADEEGGAVANLIAEALESIHAYRETLEGV, from the coding sequence ATGTCACGAGCCACCCTCGAGCACGCTGCGTCGACACTCGAAGAAGCAGCCGACGCTGCGTCGGGCGAGGATACGAAAGAACGCCTCGAAAACCAATCGTCACAGTTCGAAACGCTCGCCGACGCCGACCGAGGACCGGATCACGGCAAACTCGCGCGTCACGAACACGTACTCACCGAGATTGCGGACGAAGAAGGCGGCGCCGTCGCGAACCTGATCGCGGAGGCACTCGAGTCGATTCACGCGTATCGAGAGACGCTCGAGGGCGTCTGA
- a CDS encoding sulfurtransferase — protein MATEYANDVLVTAEWVDDRLEEFQDDDSDLRLVEVDVDTEAYEDEHAPGAIGFNWETQLQDQTTRDILTKEDFEDLLGSHGISEDSTVVLYGDNSNWFAAYTYWQFKYYGHEDVSLLDGGREYWLENDYPTTDEEPDFSETEYDAAGPRESIRAYREDVENAIDRGVPLVDVRSPEEFSGEILAPPGLQETAQRGGHIPGAKNISWAAVTNDDGTFKDYDELEDLYAEEDIDGDETTVAYCRIGERSSVAWFALHELLGYEDTVNYDGSWTEWGNLVNAPIEKGE, from the coding sequence ATGGCAACAGAATACGCCAACGACGTACTCGTCACGGCTGAGTGGGTCGACGACCGACTCGAGGAGTTCCAGGACGACGATTCCGACCTGCGACTCGTCGAGGTCGACGTCGACACGGAGGCCTACGAGGACGAACACGCGCCGGGCGCGATCGGGTTCAACTGGGAGACCCAGTTGCAAGATCAGACCACGCGTGATATCCTGACGAAGGAGGACTTCGAGGACTTACTCGGCTCCCACGGCATCAGCGAGGACTCGACCGTCGTCCTCTACGGTGACAACTCCAACTGGTTCGCCGCCTACACCTACTGGCAGTTCAAGTACTACGGCCACGAGGACGTCTCCCTGCTCGACGGCGGCCGAGAGTACTGGCTCGAGAACGATTATCCGACGACGGACGAGGAGCCTGACTTCTCGGAGACCGAGTACGACGCCGCGGGTCCACGCGAGAGCATCCGCGCCTACCGCGAGGACGTCGAAAACGCGATCGATCGCGGCGTTCCGCTGGTCGACGTTCGCTCGCCAGAGGAGTTCAGCGGCGAGATCCTCGCCCCGCCGGGGCTCCAGGAGACCGCCCAGCGCGGCGGCCACATTCCTGGCGCGAAGAATATCTCGTGGGCGGCCGTGACGAACGACGACGGCACGTTCAAGGACTACGACGAACTCGAGGACCTCTACGCCGAGGAGGATATCGACGGCGACGAGACGACCGTCGCGTACTGCCGAATCGGCGAGCGCTCGTCGGTCGCGTGGTTCGCACTGCACGAACTGCTCGGCTACGAGGACACCGTCAACTACGACGGTTCGTGGACCGAGTGGGGTAACTTGGTCAACGCGCCGATCGAGAAAGGCGAATAA